The Microbacterium sufflavum genome contains a region encoding:
- a CDS encoding DUF6668 family protein: MSNPFLPAATPVEVPEEIETDPILGNAAEQTGLDAPRLARDVAPAAPAVQAPTITADTVWLVGASGGVGVSTLARLAGEAVVDGGVHAPAWQAPAFVVAATHPAGLEAAAVLARANARGDVDYDIRGLILVHDRPKLSRATVQLAKQVAGVYPRTMTVPFVPAWREPGAVEIPKNVRVQLVLAALAPKKRKKS; encoded by the coding sequence ATGAGCAACCCATTCCTGCCCGCTGCGACCCCGGTCGAGGTTCCCGAGGAGATCGAGACCGATCCGATCCTGGGCAACGCCGCCGAGCAGACCGGGCTTGACGCCCCTCGTCTCGCGCGCGACGTCGCCCCGGCGGCGCCCGCGGTGCAGGCCCCAACGATCACCGCAGACACGGTGTGGCTCGTGGGAGCGTCCGGCGGAGTCGGCGTGAGCACGCTCGCCCGCCTGGCCGGGGAAGCCGTCGTCGACGGGGGAGTGCACGCGCCGGCATGGCAGGCTCCCGCGTTCGTGGTCGCAGCCACCCACCCCGCAGGGCTGGAAGCGGCGGCCGTCCTCGCACGCGCAAACGCGCGAGGAGATGTCGACTACGACATTCGCGGCCTCATCCTCGTGCATGACCGACCCAAGCTGTCGCGGGCGACCGTGCAGCTCGCGAAGCAGGTGGCGGGCGTGTACCCGCGCACGATGACGGTTCCGTTCGTACCCGCGTGGCGGGAGCCCGGAGCCGTCGAGATCCCTAAGAACGTCCGTGTGCAGCTGGTCCTGGCTGCTCTGGCACCCAAGAAAAGGAAGAAATCATGA
- a CDS encoding MinD/ParA family ATP-binding protein, with the protein MELIEGVVTRDGKATVRAGGESVQLTAPGADLKAARDAVLASAKDAVRERGEVCRLEITDNGRRHVFAAHPDGSLVPLADPSPADAAELQDVAPPTPAPAPAAPEPALIEDVPTGASLLTAAPAAPSSTPHLAVPPRPDLPSTPVEEHRTDYPVEPAVTTAPPADQGPVTRRSLRDTTFLVDDSRHDPAAKGFRGLLTRIGIKQEPSAAELAERDDIAVVSRHWPGTRTIAVVNRKGGSAKTPVVAGLSAVFGRYGGGGVLAWDNNENSGTLPIRTEQEPHGASVLDLLRDEDRLRDGQSHGLIAGYVHHQSADRYDVLWSDQNDFGDHEIQAEEVRRAHAVASRYYRMLVMDSGNTARAANWKAMIELTNQLVIATTTGEDRAELGSRTLQTIAERDEHGARLAENAVVVVSCWKPADMVEAQRIAGLFEPLVRFVVIVPFDNALKAGRIRFDAMQPNTQRAWLAAAAAVGRGL; encoded by the coding sequence ATGGAACTCATTGAGGGTGTGGTGACGCGCGACGGCAAAGCGACCGTGCGCGCTGGTGGAGAGTCGGTGCAGCTCACTGCACCGGGAGCTGATCTGAAAGCTGCTCGAGACGCGGTACTCGCGTCCGCGAAAGACGCGGTGCGCGAGCGTGGGGAGGTCTGCCGACTGGAAATCACCGACAACGGGCGTCGTCACGTGTTCGCGGCGCACCCGGACGGGTCGCTGGTCCCGCTTGCAGACCCGAGCCCGGCCGATGCCGCCGAGCTGCAGGACGTGGCCCCGCCGACTCCTGCTCCTGCTCCCGCGGCGCCGGAGCCTGCGCTGATCGAGGACGTTCCCACGGGTGCGTCTCTGCTCACAGCTGCACCGGCCGCCCCGTCGTCGACGCCGCACCTCGCGGTGCCCCCGCGGCCGGATCTTCCCTCGACCCCGGTCGAAGAGCACCGAACGGACTACCCCGTGGAGCCGGCCGTGACCACGGCGCCCCCGGCTGATCAGGGGCCCGTCACTCGGCGCAGCCTTCGCGACACGACGTTCCTCGTCGACGACTCCCGCCACGATCCCGCGGCGAAAGGCTTCCGCGGGCTCCTGACTCGTATCGGAATCAAGCAGGAGCCGTCCGCGGCCGAGCTGGCCGAGCGCGACGATATCGCTGTCGTGTCTCGGCACTGGCCAGGCACGCGCACGATCGCTGTCGTGAATCGTAAGGGCGGCAGCGCGAAGACCCCGGTCGTCGCCGGCCTCTCCGCCGTGTTCGGCCGTTACGGCGGCGGCGGTGTTCTCGCCTGGGACAACAACGAGAACTCGGGCACGCTCCCCATCAGGACCGAGCAGGAGCCGCACGGGGCAAGTGTCCTCGATCTGCTGCGCGACGAGGACCGCCTCCGAGACGGCCAGAGCCACGGGCTCATCGCGGGGTACGTGCACCACCAGTCGGCCGATCGCTACGACGTCCTCTGGTCGGATCAGAACGACTTCGGAGATCACGAGATCCAGGCCGAGGAGGTGCGCCGAGCCCACGCCGTGGCGTCGAGGTACTACCGCATGCTCGTCATGGATTCGGGGAACACCGCTCGCGCTGCGAACTGGAAGGCGATGATCGAGCTGACGAACCAGCTCGTGATCGCCACCACGACCGGCGAGGACCGCGCGGAGCTGGGATCACGCACCCTGCAGACTATCGCGGAACGTGATGAGCACGGGGCGCGCCTGGCGGAGAACGCCGTCGTCGTGGTGAGCTGCTGGAAGCCGGCCGACATGGTTGAGGCGCAGCGCATCGCCGGTCTGTTCGAGCCTCTGGTGCGCTTCGTCGTCATCGTTCCCTTCGACAACGCGTTGAAGGCCGGCCGCATCCGGTTCGACGCGATGCAGCCGAACACGCAACGCGCATGGCTCGCAGCTGCGGCCGCTGTGGGGCGGGGACTATGA
- a CDS encoding outer membrane protein assembly factor BamB family protein, with translation MMVVDAEEETLEELETGGAEKQAPRGSSFFRGRLSTVPRQWWLVIGVGVVAAVAIAVVVVPRGMLPTPVVDKPAAVDEAPAPDPGQLPVSAPTGWDTYARWVIEAEKPGAAAILAGRDVLVLADGADVIAVDAKTGRQLWRSGTAGNVTALYAPADSDVIYAARSNTGVSVIDRSTGKVLTNGETSARNIVLGDVPFAELPGQAGAVLVDRSWERRQVPATSVPIGTVGEGLVSVSVEQSSLWVTTSDSPVLPEAVALGAPAEGLSLSRIVAFVDGRLILAWADRFGPKTYTVDAVDEDGRLTRESAFDATGRSSGTATVDASAGLVGIGSLLLDLGTGTVTEAERGTVTARAGFGWTEHGGDDRVRISPDGTMLPMRSGAVIPDVILPDGRAVVRAAHGSDGNAYYVLEVQQPTPTATPEPSPTDGKGE, from the coding sequence ATGATGGTCGTCGACGCCGAAGAGGAAACCTTGGAGGAGCTGGAGACCGGGGGAGCGGAGAAGCAGGCCCCCCGAGGCTCCAGCTTCTTCCGCGGCCGCCTGTCCACAGTGCCTCGTCAGTGGTGGCTCGTGATCGGCGTCGGCGTCGTCGCAGCCGTGGCGATCGCCGTGGTCGTTGTCCCGCGCGGGATGCTCCCGACGCCAGTGGTCGACAAGCCGGCCGCCGTCGACGAAGCGCCGGCGCCTGACCCTGGCCAGCTGCCGGTGTCGGCCCCAACCGGCTGGGACACGTACGCCCGCTGGGTGATCGAGGCGGAGAAGCCGGGCGCGGCCGCGATCCTTGCCGGCCGTGACGTGCTGGTTCTCGCGGACGGCGCAGACGTGATCGCGGTGGACGCGAAGACCGGGCGCCAGCTGTGGCGCTCTGGGACGGCGGGAAACGTCACCGCGCTTTATGCGCCGGCCGACTCCGACGTGATCTACGCCGCCCGCTCCAACACGGGAGTGAGCGTGATCGATCGCTCGACGGGGAAGGTACTCACCAACGGGGAGACGTCGGCGCGGAACATCGTTCTTGGTGATGTCCCGTTCGCTGAGCTTCCTGGGCAGGCCGGGGCGGTGCTGGTCGATCGCTCGTGGGAGCGTCGGCAGGTGCCGGCGACGTCGGTCCCAATCGGGACCGTGGGCGAGGGGCTGGTCAGCGTGAGCGTGGAGCAGTCGAGCTTGTGGGTCACGACCTCCGACAGCCCGGTTCTGCCCGAAGCGGTGGCGCTGGGGGCGCCGGCTGAGGGGCTGTCGCTGTCGCGCATCGTGGCGTTCGTCGACGGCCGGTTGATCCTTGCCTGGGCTGATCGGTTCGGCCCCAAGACCTACACGGTCGATGCCGTCGACGAGGACGGACGTCTGACCCGTGAGAGCGCGTTCGACGCGACGGGGCGATCGTCGGGTACAGCGACCGTCGACGCATCCGCCGGTCTGGTCGGCATCGGATCTCTCCTGCTCGACCTCGGCACCGGAACGGTGACGGAGGCGGAGCGGGGAACGGTGACCGCCCGCGCCGGGTTCGGCTGGACCGAGCACGGCGGCGACGATCGTGTGCGGATCTCGCCCGACGGCACGATGCTGCCGATGCGCAGCGGTGCCGTGATCCCCGATGTGATCTTGCCGGACGGCCGCGCCGTGGTGCGCGCAGCTCACGGCTCTGATGGAAACGCCTACTACGTGCTGGAGGTGCAGCAGCCGACCCCGACTGCCACCCCCGAACCGAGCCCGACTGACGGAAAGGGAGAGTGA
- a CDS encoding alpha/beta hydrolase family protein: MNAEAQPKLLQVEFSASEVALPKSDKTMAAGEYLLHLTGDDAAVVRVGEVLRADDGTVHRQLIDDGGDRTGIATGYWSAHGFASPDEVGEFRSVEVPLASGEHRDAWLFPGNPDHWVIHVQGIRTSRGVTLRTVAAAREAGATSLTITYRGSGDGPKSKAAMLGSQEWSELRDAIRYARENGAQRVTVVAWSMGAGLVFELLKREPSAVDDLVLMCPVSSWPATIEYGAVKAGLPRQSALLAGLILRSRLGAKLLGLPAPVDVRKLDWTGSGSLPVRTLVIHSEDDEVVPWNSTTKLVANNAQRVTLVKTAACPHGFELTVPDVEARTKLRDLLIN; this comes from the coding sequence GTGAACGCCGAAGCACAGCCGAAGCTGCTGCAGGTGGAGTTCTCCGCTTCTGAAGTGGCTCTCCCGAAGAGCGACAAGACAATGGCGGCGGGGGAGTACCTCCTGCATCTAACCGGTGACGACGCGGCCGTCGTTCGCGTGGGCGAGGTGCTGCGCGCCGACGATGGGACGGTGCACCGCCAGCTGATTGACGACGGAGGAGATCGCACAGGGATTGCAACCGGATACTGGAGCGCGCACGGGTTCGCCTCGCCGGACGAGGTCGGCGAATTCCGGAGCGTCGAGGTTCCGCTCGCGAGCGGTGAGCATCGAGACGCCTGGCTGTTCCCGGGGAACCCGGATCACTGGGTGATCCACGTCCAGGGGATCAGGACATCGCGCGGCGTCACCCTTCGTACCGTGGCGGCCGCGCGAGAGGCGGGTGCAACGTCGCTCACGATCACGTACCGCGGCTCCGGAGACGGCCCGAAGAGCAAAGCCGCGATGCTGGGCTCGCAGGAATGGTCCGAGCTGCGCGACGCGATCAGGTACGCCCGCGAGAACGGCGCTCAGCGCGTGACAGTCGTTGCCTGGTCCATGGGAGCCGGTCTCGTCTTCGAGCTGCTGAAACGGGAGCCGAGCGCCGTCGACGACCTGGTGCTGATGTGCCCGGTGTCGAGCTGGCCGGCCACAATCGAGTACGGCGCGGTCAAGGCAGGGTTGCCCCGCCAGTCCGCGCTGCTCGCCGGGCTCATCCTCCGGTCCCGGCTTGGAGCCAAACTGCTCGGCCTGCCCGCTCCCGTTGACGTGCGGAAGCTGGACTGGACCGGCTCCGGGTCACTGCCCGTGCGAACTCTCGTGATCCATTCAGAGGATGACGAAGTGGTCCCGTGGAACAGCACCACGAAACTCGTCGCGAACAACGCGCAGAGGGTCACGCTCGTGAAGACAGCCGCGTGCCCGCACGGCTTCGAGCTGACTGTGCCCGACGTCGAGGCCCGCACGAAACTGCGAGACTTGTTAATTAACTAG
- a CDS encoding helix-turn-helix domain-containing protein, with protein sequence MGVRGMGEASAWARAVARAVSELRGRAGLTVQQLADRIDKDPSYLYGRLNGSAPFNINDWDYLARALGVHPLEIARLASKYAAADDEGLEPTIGTDPVELGRRLRLLESSPRTAGPQFDAAVLIDLAAEREIDLTVEEWSQLLSGAGGAEVPVRVLYAVAEYTGVAVGYLTDLDDKGLAEATEAQLELRSAIREVGGESVLARSVGDVSPAGLRAIAASLRAAHRGSSD encoded by the coding sequence ATGGGCGTTCGTGGGATGGGTGAAGCATCGGCGTGGGCGCGCGCTGTTGCGCGTGCGGTATCCGAGCTTCGCGGGCGCGCGGGATTGACCGTGCAACAGCTTGCAGACCGGATCGACAAGGATCCGAGCTACCTGTACGGACGCTTGAACGGCAGCGCGCCGTTCAACATCAACGACTGGGACTACCTCGCCCGGGCCCTCGGCGTTCACCCGCTCGAAATTGCTCGACTGGCATCCAAGTACGCGGCCGCCGACGACGAGGGGCTTGAACCCACCATCGGTACGGATCCAGTGGAGCTGGGACGACGTCTCCGGCTGCTGGAGTCATCACCGCGAACCGCCGGGCCGCAGTTCGATGCCGCCGTGCTGATCGACCTCGCGGCGGAGCGAGAGATCGATCTGACTGTCGAGGAGTGGTCGCAGTTGCTCTCGGGCGCTGGAGGCGCAGAGGTGCCCGTTCGAGTTCTCTACGCCGTGGCTGAGTACACAGGCGTGGCCGTCGGCTACCTGACGGATCTGGACGACAAGGGACTGGCGGAGGCGACGGAGGCACAGCTCGAGCTACGAAGCGCAATCCGCGAGGTCGGCGGAGAGAGCGTGCTCGCACGGTCTGTGGGCGATGTAAGCCCCGCCGGCCTTCGAGCGATCGCGGCATCACTGAGGGCGGCCCATAGGGGCTCATCCGATTGA
- a CDS encoding CPBP family intramembrane glutamic endopeptidase — MSSADVTASLPEPSAPAPGLIAGMRSRRSMLLLGRAQNAMMMLLLWAALWMVSAAVCGAIANALPGVTPFESPSVLVRIGVLGMSMAAIAVVMLNLVVWEPPLRRRARRVLSRAWALFRRLLRDVFGLAFISGRRLAVAVGLGVIAAFAAFGAGYLLGLVPVLAGSVPATDARVEAMGGAPAWVPAVFFATYAAAPEEIAHRGALLVAVAVVGASTSNQWVRGIVTAAALVDTSWVFGLVHLDWSLLNAVSAGVTGAIFGVVAIATRSLWAAIVAHALFNALVFIL, encoded by the coding sequence ATGAGTTCCGCCGACGTCACTGCATCTTTGCCGGAGCCCTCGGCGCCGGCGCCCGGTCTCATCGCGGGGATGCGGTCGCGGAGGAGCATGCTGCTGCTGGGCCGAGCACAGAATGCGATGATGATGCTGCTCCTGTGGGCGGCGCTCTGGATGGTGTCGGCCGCGGTGTGCGGCGCGATCGCCAATGCACTACCCGGTGTGACGCCATTCGAGTCGCCGAGCGTGCTCGTGCGGATCGGCGTCTTGGGGATGAGCATGGCCGCTATCGCGGTGGTGATGCTGAATCTGGTGGTCTGGGAGCCGCCATTGCGGCGCCGCGCTCGGCGGGTGCTGTCCCGCGCGTGGGCGCTGTTTCGTCGGCTACTCCGTGATGTGTTCGGCCTCGCGTTCATCAGCGGCCGCCGTCTGGCCGTCGCGGTCGGCCTGGGCGTCATCGCCGCGTTTGCGGCGTTCGGGGCCGGCTACCTGCTTGGTCTGGTGCCCGTGCTCGCGGGGAGCGTGCCGGCGACGGATGCTCGAGTCGAGGCGATGGGTGGAGCGCCGGCGTGGGTGCCGGCGGTCTTCTTCGCGACTTACGCTGCGGCACCGGAAGAGATCGCCCATCGGGGCGCGCTCCTGGTGGCCGTCGCCGTGGTCGGGGCGTCGACGTCGAACCAGTGGGTTCGCGGGATCGTCACCGCGGCCGCGCTCGTCGACACGAGCTGGGTGTTTGGTCTCGTGCATCTGGACTGGTCGCTGCTGAACGCGGTGTCGGCGGGCGTGACCGGTGCGATCTTCGGCGTCGTGGCGATCGCCACCCGGAGTCTGTGGGCGGCGATCGTCGCTCACGCGCTGTTCAACGCGCTGGTGTTCATCCTCTGA
- a CDS encoding ParB N-terminal domain-containing protein — MTTATTSAGVLELIDPQTLDVATNVRTAAEASLDKEFLDSVSANGVLVPIVATRDESGVHVRYGQRRTLAAQHVALASVPVYIVEADDADDAQRIVEQLVENDRARRVRRRIIRTHTRHD, encoded by the coding sequence ATGACTACTGCAACAACATCCGCCGGAGTCCTTGAACTCATCGACCCGCAGACCCTTGACGTGGCGACCAACGTTCGCACGGCGGCGGAGGCGAGCCTCGACAAGGAATTCCTTGACAGTGTGAGCGCGAACGGCGTTCTTGTTCCTATCGTGGCAACCCGCGATGAGAGCGGCGTGCACGTCCGATACGGACAGCGCCGCACTCTGGCCGCTCAGCATGTCGCCCTCGCGAGCGTGCCGGTCTACATCGTTGAGGCCGACGACGCCGACGACGCCCAGCGCATCGTGGAGCAGCTGGTGGAGAACGATCGAGCGCGTCGAGTTCGAAGAAGAATAATCCGAACCCACACTAGACATGATTGA
- a CDS encoding ArdC-like ssDNA-binding domain-containing protein, whose protein sequence is MTAKRQTNRKGRTPEQKRAEMEQLHNTLTAAVEQLRDSEAWTAYLRFARSFHRYSFSNLLLIWAQNPEATQVAGYRAWQAKGRQVRKGERGIRIYGTGTVKVAADDEDNGEEVENGRRRVFFPVSVFDIAQTEVMEGHEDVSELAHPLTGEDEGGILARVVDHLTASGAVVEISPLATANGYTEPAPEGTGGPVRVVIADHLSPAHQAKTALHEAAHITLGHVEDLAEYVEHRGRFEVEAESVAYVLAGMLGIDSAAYSVGYVAGWAERAEADVIRDSAARVLAAVHSLADALHIDAEPDTEREAA, encoded by the coding sequence ATGACTGCGAAGCGCCAGACCAACCGCAAGGGCCGCACTCCCGAGCAGAAGCGCGCGGAGATGGAGCAGCTGCACAACACGCTCACGGCCGCCGTCGAGCAGCTGCGCGACTCCGAGGCCTGGACCGCCTACCTGCGGTTCGCGCGGTCGTTCCACCGCTACAGCTTCTCGAACCTCCTGTTGATCTGGGCGCAGAACCCGGAGGCCACCCAGGTCGCCGGATACCGGGCATGGCAGGCGAAAGGCCGCCAGGTTCGCAAGGGCGAGCGCGGCATCCGGATTTACGGCACGGGAACGGTCAAGGTCGCAGCTGACGACGAGGACAACGGCGAAGAGGTCGAGAACGGCCGCCGCCGCGTGTTCTTCCCCGTGAGCGTCTTCGACATCGCACAGACCGAGGTCATGGAGGGGCACGAAGATGTCTCCGAGCTTGCCCACCCGCTGACCGGCGAGGATGAGGGCGGCATCCTCGCCCGGGTCGTCGACCATCTGACCGCATCAGGCGCCGTGGTCGAGATCTCGCCACTGGCGACCGCCAACGGCTACACCGAGCCGGCCCCGGAGGGCACGGGAGGGCCGGTGCGCGTGGTGATCGCTGACCATCTCTCCCCCGCTCACCAGGCCAAGACCGCCCTTCACGAGGCCGCGCACATCACCCTGGGACACGTCGAGGACCTGGCCGAGTACGTCGAGCACCGCGGCCGCTTCGAGGTCGAGGCGGAGAGCGTCGCCTACGTACTCGCCGGAATGCTCGGGATCGACAGCGCTGCCTACAGCGTCGGCTACGTCGCCGGATGGGCCGAACGTGCCGAGGCCGACGTCATCCGCGACAGCGCAGCCCGAGTCCTCGCCGCGGTGCATTCCCTGGCCGACGCGCTGCACATCGACGCCGAGCCCGACACGGAGCGAGAGGCCGCCTAA
- a CDS encoding glutaredoxin family protein has protein sequence MEPVTVYTTGPSCVKCTMTKRMLDGSGIPFVEVNVRENPAAYAYITEELGYSMAPVVVVDEQDHWCDVRPDQIDRIAAHLS, from the coding sequence ATGGAGCCTGTGACGGTCTACACGACGGGTCCGAGCTGCGTGAAGTGCACCATGACCAAGCGGATGCTCGACGGGTCCGGCATTCCGTTCGTCGAGGTGAACGTCAGGGAGAACCCCGCCGCCTACGCCTACATCACGGAGGAACTGGGCTACAGCATGGCACCGGTCGTCGTCGTCGACGAGCAGGATCACTGGTGCGATGTTCGGCCGGACCAGATCGACCGCATCGCCGCACATCTGAGCTAG